The Mucilaginibacter sp. PAMB04168 genome contains the following window.
CATTCAACTTTATAGGTTATGTTAATTTTTTAGTCCTTTTGCGAATATTTTGCAGACGTAACTTAGTAGTTAAAGTGTTGTTGTTTTAGTTGAATGCAGGCTGCGTTTTGCGTCCGGCATTACCTGATTTTTAACAATCGGTTCGGCAAATGAAATGTGTATTTATCGCAAATAGCAATTCATGCAAACAAAAGCCTTACCACTACTTAACCTCAATACCCTGCACCAGGTAAGTATTGGCGCGGTTATCGGTAGCATGGGTTACGGTTGCTTTAATAGATACCGAATGCCCGTAAGCAGGGTCGCTGTAGATGCGCTGGCGAAGAGCCAGTACTTCTTCAATCCTGGCTTTCACCGCATCATTGGCCGGCTTAAATTCGTAGCTGAGGTAATAGTATTTATCATCGCGCTTGCCTATAGCCAAACCGGGGCCGCCGGGTACGAAATTAGAGATCAATGACACCTGGAAAGGCTCGGTACCCGTATACAGGTCTTTACTTACCACCCGCTCAAACTCAAACCAGCGGTCGGGCCCGTCTTGCAGCGGCTCTTTGGTAATAACCACTTTAGCCTTTACCCGGTAAGTATAACCCAGTTCGCGTTCGTTAAAGCCCTGCAACCCGTAAGGCGATTTTATTTTATCCGGAAGCAGGTAAGCCATCTGGTTGCCCACATCCTGGTAATGGTCTAAAAATAGCTCCACTTCCTGTCCGTTCTTTGGTTTGTCTGGGTCGAAATCCTTTTTGCAGCCGGTTACAATGGTTAATAACACAACAACACAAAGAGCGCCGGCTTTAATAACGTTTGATTTCATAAGCTGTGGTTTAAAATGTTTGACATTCTATTGTTACCTATACGGCTTTCGGTAGCAAAGCGCTACTGTAATTGTAAAATATTTTTAAGTACTATTCTAAAAGTGGTGTTGCGGGTTTGAGGCGGCTATAAGCTTTGTTCCTAAGCGTTTCTGTATGAGCGTTAAAGCCTAACCCAACTGGGATAATGAGCGGCTTACACCTACATTTACCATCAACAAATCTTAACAATTCATTCTATAAGTAGTCGCTTAACGTTATTATGCTCATTTTCGATCGAATAAGCCAACTTTAGCCGCTAGCTTTAGTAAAATAAAGGCAGCCATTAACTGTAATCATAATCCAAAAGTCATTTTGGTGATGGAACGCATCCGGGTTAAATATTTTTACGTTTATGGTTTCAAAGTAACTGAAAGATAAAGAATTGAATGACTAGAAATTACTTAGGTAAATTGCAAGCAGCGGTTTGGGCATTACTTATAGCGGTTAGCTTTACTGCCTGTAAAAAAGACAACGCCCAGCCCGAAGCTCCCAAACCCCAACCCAAGCCTTTAGCTACCCTGGGTTTATACCAGTTTGCCAGTGGCGCCAACAAGCGTATTTTTATACCCATAAGCCAAATTGGTACGCAAAAGGTAGCCTATGCCGGCATTTTCGATACGGGCTCGTCGGGCTTTACAATGGACGCCAACGGACTATTGCCTGCCAGCATGATTACCAGCAACGGCATACAGGTAACCGGCGATTCGGTGACTGTAAATGGCATTACCGTAACCAACAGAACCGCCACTATGGCCTATGGCGATCTCACCGGCAGCACGCATGAGTATGGTAACCTGGCTTATGCCAGCATCGTAATTGGTAATTCGGCCGGTAGCGTTACTACCAAGCGTATTCCTATATTTTTGTATTATAAGATTGTAGATGGCGACGGGAAGGAACTGCCCCAGCACTCGGCCGATGTTTTTGGCGTGGGCCCCAGCAAAGGCTACACCTTTCCGGAAGTGGTGAGTCCGCTGGATGGTTTAGCCCTGCCTGCCGGTACTACGAGCGGGTTTAAGCTGGCCAAGCTGCCGGCGGCTAACTTCAACAGCACCGGGGCGTTAATATCAGGCCTGCTCACACTGGGTTTGGTGCCTGATGATCTCAGTCAAGCATCGTCGGGCTTTATCATGCACCCTTTAAACTTTAGTGCAGCAGGAGGCTATTCGCCCAATATACAAGCCACCATTACCTACGGCAGTACCAGTGTAGACGCGCAGGTATTGTTTGATACAGGTAATCCGTCGATTTCGGTGATCGAAAACAATAAAGAAACCCGTGCCCTGGGCAGGTTGCCGGCCAACACCGATGTTACCATAACCACTAAAAAAGGTTTTGTTTACAAATACACCACTAGTAGTACCGGCAATTTAACACAAATTCAAAACCCGAACGTGAGCGGCGATTTCCGCACTATAATGGCGCTCGATTTCTTTATAAACAACGAGATGCTCACCGATTATAGTAACCATGTTATCGGATTGAAGAATTAATATTTGTGAACAAGTTAGCAGAGAACGAGGAGCAAGCAGCTAGCCAGGAAATAGAGTATAGCAACAACTGGTTTTTAAGTGCTGGTAAAAGCAGGTAACAACGGAGTACCTCATATTTTTTTGGAAACCTAAGCCCGATTAGGAATAGAAAACATATGAGGAGGTGTTAGATAATTCCTAACAAACTCTTTGCTGTTACGATTGGTGCCAAACTACCGCTTGCTTAAGGTATTATTAAAAAGTATAGCTACATTGGATCGTTTATAAGAAACGGCAAAATGAGCTTCGTACGAATCCTTGTGCTCTTGTTTACGGTAACGCTTTACGCTCGTTCGGTAAATGCGCAAACCCCCGCTCCAGCAAATTACAAACTGATTGTAAATTTAGATAGGGCCCCATTCGATTCTTTATTTCTTCAAGATTATACCGAAGGCAGGAATGTATTGATTGCGGGTAAGAAAACGAAAGAATATACATGGGAAATCACTATACCCAATTATGTGGTCGACAACTCGCAAAACATGATATTATTAGCTTCGCCTTATGATGCTGAGCATAATTCAAAAAAGATGATACGTTTTGTGACCCATAAGTTAGGCAAAAAAGTCATTTTCGCCAATGGAGGTGTAGAGGAAAATGATAATTACATCTATGGTACTTATGCCAATACGGTTGTTTTTCCTGAAGAACAACTTCTTTTAAAAGTGAACAATAAAGACTCCGTTGCTCTTGGGAAGCTGATCTGTATTGATTTTAATCTAATTATTAAAGATCAGCATTCAGATATTGCCGTTAGGGCTCAGGATCCCTTTTTTAGTTGGTTTGTAGACGCAAACAATGAGATTATCTCCTATGATAATTACTTGTCTTCTTACATTCAGATGGCCCGAAAGTACCCTGGTTCGAGGTTTTTGATGAACAGCCTTGCTGTCAATCTTACAAGATACAAGTCAAAAGAAGATATTAGGAAGGTTTATGATTGCTTCTCAGCCAAGCATAAAAATACATTTGTGGCAAAACATATTGAGGAATTTTTGTCTAACAAGAAGTTTCAAAATGCGTCTTTAACAACCTTAAATCAAACTACAAAAGAGGAAATCATTCAGGACACTTCAAAATATAACCTGATAATTTTTACAGCATCCTGGTGTACACCTTGTATTGAAGAGATTCCGCTGCTTAAAAACATTTATCAAGACCTTGGTAAAAATCTGATTCTCACTTATATTTCGATTGATAATGACTCAGGCGTTGCCTCCTTTAAAAAACTGCTGCAAAGAAAACAGATTCCTTGGCGAAGCTTATTGGCTTTTCAAGAGGTTGAAAATATCAAACAAAGATATTTTATAGAAGGGATTCCGCACAGCATATTAGTTCATCCCAATAAGGCAATGGAAGTTATTGATGTCCGAAAAAGGAGTGATCGCTCAAAGTTATACGCTATTGTTAAATCCTTTAACAATCATAATTAACCATATTGATAGTTTAAGATCGAAGAACATTTAGAAGTCAATTACTGGAACAGGTGTTTAGCATAATATTTTTACCGAACGCCCCCAAATAGATGATAGGTGAACACTTCTCTGCATTGAATCAACTAATCGCAATAGCGTACATGCTTAGTAATGCCATCGCTAGCTGCAGTTCCGTCCTTCTTATCTCAAACCCCGCTTTTTGATCTTAACTCACAATAGCAGCAAATTTTCCACAAGGACCGTCAAACCGGGCGTAAAGCCTTAAATTTACCGTTCAATTAAAAATTAAACGCTTGGGCAAAACCGCTACCAAAGAAACGCCGCTGATGCAGCAGTATAACCAGATCAAGGCCAAATATCCAGGTGCCTTGCTGCTATTCCGTGTGGGCGATTTTTACGAAACCTTTGGCGAAGACGCCGTTAAAGCGGCCGGCATACTGGGTATTGTGCTTACCAAGCGGGCCAATGGTTCGGCCTCGCACATTGAGCTGGCCGGTTTCCCGCACCACTCGCTCGAAACTTACTTGCCCAAACTGGTGCGCGCCGGTCAGCGTGTGGCTATTTGCGATCAGCTTGAGGATCCCAAGATGACCAAGACCATCGTAAAGCGGGGCGTAACCGAACTGGTAACACCTGGCGTGGCCGTAAGCGATAACATCCTGCAGCAAAAGAGCAACAACTACCTGGCCTCCCTTTATTTCGAAAAGAATAGCATCGGTATTGCCCTAATTGATATATCAACCGGCGAGTTCCTTACCGCACAGGGCAACGCCGATTACATGGACAAGCTGCTGCAATCTTTCAGCCCAAGCGAGGTTATTTACCCCAAAAGCTGTAAACGCGATTTTATCGAAAAATTTGGCGACCGCTACTATACTTACACCCTGGATGAGTGGCCTTACAGCGGCGACTACGCTTACGAAACGCTTACCAAGCACTTCGGCGTAAAATCGCTCAAGGGCTTCGGTATCGAAAAGCTTAACCTGGGTATTGTAGCAGCCGGCGTAGCCCTGCATTATCTGAACGAGACGGAGCACCGCAACCTGCAGCATATCAGCGCCATTAGCCGTATTGAGGAGGACCGCTACCTGTGGCTCGATCGTTTCAGCATTCGCAACCTGGAACTGGTCGGTTCCAACAATGAAAATGCCATAACCCTGGTTGATGTGTTGGATCATACTTGTTCGCCAATGGGCGCCCGCCTGCTGCGCCGTTGGATTGTGATGCCGCTCAAAGAGCTCAAACCCATACAGGATCGACTCAATGTGGTACAGCACCTGATAGACCATGAAGACTTACGTAATGAACTGCAGGCCTGTATCCGTCAGGTGGGCGATTTGGAAAGGCTCATTAGTAAAATAGGCTTGCAAAAAGCCAATCCACGTGAGGTTTGTCAGTTACGCAAGGCGCTGCAAGCTATTGGAAGCATTAAAAGACTGTGTGACGGCACCGGTAACGCAGTTGCTGGGTTTGACAATGTCATAAGCCTGCTAAAGCCCAATGAAGCGCTACTGGCTATCGGTAACCAGCTTAACCCCTGCGATTATATATGTGATAAAATAGGCAAAGAACTGAATGCCGAGCCGCCTATCCAATTAGTAAAAGGCGGCGTAATGGCCGAGGGTATACATGAGGAGCTTGACCGCCTGCGTAAAATTGCTT
Protein-coding sequences here:
- a CDS encoding thioredoxin-like domain-containing protein; amino-acid sequence: MSFVRILVLLFTVTLYARSVNAQTPAPANYKLIVNLDRAPFDSLFLQDYTEGRNVLIAGKKTKEYTWEITIPNYVVDNSQNMILLASPYDAEHNSKKMIRFVTHKLGKKVIFANGGVEENDNYIYGTYANTVVFPEEQLLLKVNNKDSVALGKLICIDFNLIIKDQHSDIAVRAQDPFFSWFVDANNEIISYDNYLSSYIQMARKYPGSRFLMNSLAVNLTRYKSKEDIRKVYDCFSAKHKNTFVAKHIEEFLSNKKFQNASLTTLNQTTKEEIIQDTSKYNLIIFTASWCTPCIEEIPLLKNIYQDLGKNLILTYISIDNDSGVASFKKLLQRKQIPWRSLLAFQEVENIKQRYFIEGIPHSILVHPNKAMEVIDVRKRSDRSKLYAIVKSFNNHN
- the mutS gene encoding DNA mismatch repair protein MutS; this translates as MGKTATKETPLMQQYNQIKAKYPGALLLFRVGDFYETFGEDAVKAAGILGIVLTKRANGSASHIELAGFPHHSLETYLPKLVRAGQRVAICDQLEDPKMTKTIVKRGVTELVTPGVAVSDNILQQKSNNYLASLYFEKNSIGIALIDISTGEFLTAQGNADYMDKLLQSFSPSEVIYPKSCKRDFIEKFGDRYYTYTLDEWPYSGDYAYETLTKHFGVKSLKGFGIEKLNLGIVAAGVALHYLNETEHRNLQHISAISRIEEDRYLWLDRFSIRNLELVGSNNENAITLVDVLDHTCSPMGARLLRRWIVMPLKELKPIQDRLNVVQHLIDHEDLRNELQACIRQVGDLERLISKIGLQKANPREVCQLRKALQAIGSIKRLCDGTGNAVAGFDNVISLLKPNEALLAIGNQLNPCDYICDKIGKELNAEPPIQLVKGGVMAEGIHEELDRLRKIAFGGKGYLLEIQKREAEQTGIPSLKVAFNNVFGYYLEVTHSHRDKVPTDWIRKQTLVNAERYITPELKEYEEQILGAEEKILALETRLYNDLLYSLTEYIKPIQLNAQLIARLDVLLNFATVSIKNYYVKPQINDGLLIDIKGGRHPVIEKNLPPGEEYITNDVYLDSDSQQIIIITGPNMAGKSAILRQTGLIVLLAQMGCFVPAKEAIIGLVDKIFTRVGASDNLSSGESTFMVEMNETASILNNLSNRSLILLDEIGRGTSTYDGISIAWAIAEYLHNHPSAKAKTLFATHYHELNELTNMFGRVKNYNVTVKEVGNQIIFLRKLVPGGSEHSFGIHVAKLAGMPPKVLSRANEILKKLEAERTGGENIKESIKKVQKQALQLQMFSIDDPVLVKIRDMLNNLDVNTLTPVEALMKLDEIQRLIKG